One Candidatus Nitronauta litoralis genomic window, GCGCACATAGAGGAACCCGAAATGATCACGCTGCCGCACGCTCCTTCATTAAAGGGACACACTTGGCTGGTTCTTCTCGCCATTCTGCTGCTTTTTCCAAACATTGCCGCCGCACACAGTGAAGATGCCGGCCAACACGACCTCAACAAACTCGAGCCCAAACCCGAAGGCATGATTGAGTTTGAAAACAAGGCCCCCGGCTCGGAGTACGCCGCCGACCAGGAAGAAGAGAGCGGCCCCGACCTGTCTCAAGGCCTGCATCTGGATGATGCCTTTTTCACACGCGGTGCACATAAGGAAGGCATGAAGATCAAACCCATGACCAAAGGACAGGCGCTGCTCGCTCGTGGTCGAAACATCTTCCTCCATATGTGCGTGTACTGCCACGGCAAAGACGGCAACGGCGGCGGCACGGCAACCGATTATCTCTACCCCTGGCCACGCGATTTTCGAAAAGGCATTTTCAAATTCCGGTCAACACCCACGGGTACCCTGCCCCGCGATGAAGACATCTATCGCACGATAGTGAAGGGTGTCCCCGGCACTTCCATGCCTGCCTGGAAAGACGCGCTTTCGCCACAGGACACCTGGGCACTGGTCAACCTCATCAAAAGTTTTTCACCACGCTTCCGCCACGAACCCGCAGGCAAGCCGGTCGAGGTCAACCCCATTCCATCCAGCCCGAAACTGATCGAACGCGGCAAAGCCCTGTTCACCAAACATAAATGCGTCGACTGTCACGGCGAATCTCTTAAAGGAGATGGCAAACACGCCTCCTCCCTGATGGACGCCTGGAAACACGCCGTGTTCGTCCACGATCTGACCCAGCCCAATACCATTAAATCAGGACATTCACCGGAAGAATTATTCCGTACATTGAGTACGGGTCTCGACGGCACACCGATGGAATCTTTCTCGCACCTGCCGGCTGAAGACCGCTGGGCACTGGTACATTACGTCCGTTCAAAATTCCAGAATGATTATCAGGTTGCCGGCTATGAAACCGACCTGTTCAGCCATTATATCGACCAGCAGATCCTGCCTGAACCCGGCAGCAAGGTCTGGAACAACGTCGAAGGCATCGACCTCCACCTGCGTCCTTTATCCGCACGGCGTGGCGCAGTGGAAATCATTAACGTTGCCTCTGTCAACAACGGTGAGACCATCGCCTTCCGCCTGAAGTGGAAAGATCCTACCAAGGACGGTTTCGTCGAAAACCGGGGCGATGTTTTCCGCGATGGCGTTGCCATCCAGGTAGCGCTGGGTGCGGTGACCCTGCACACGCACGGACACAACGAACCGTTTTTCGGGATGGGCAATCGTGGGAAACCGGTTAACATCTGGCACTGGAAAGCGGGACTCGAAGAAACGCTGGAGGCCTCAGAAGAATCCGAGTACTCAACCGGCGGTGTCGATATGGACGCCCTCATCTTCGGTGGCATCATGTCAAACCCCATCTCGCGGCTCAACAATACTTCTGAAACCCAGGTGGAAGAACTCAACTCTGAAGGGTTCGGCACCATCACACCACAGCGACCCGAACTGCAAAACGTGGAAGGGTTCGGTGAATGGAAAGATGGGGAATGGACCGTCGTGTTCACCCGCCAAATGGATTCAACCAGTAAATGGGACGCCAAGTTTATCGACCGCATCGATCCCGCCCTGATCGCTTTCGCCGTATGGGATGGTAACCAGGAAGATCGCAATGGACGCAAGGTCATCAGTGTGTGGCAACGGTTGCACGTACTGAAAGAAGGCATGACCGAAGCCCAG contains:
- a CDS encoding c-type cytochrome, giving the protein MITLPHAPSLKGHTWLVLLAILLLFPNIAAAHSEDAGQHDLNKLEPKPEGMIEFENKAPGSEYAADQEEESGPDLSQGLHLDDAFFTRGAHKEGMKIKPMTKGQALLARGRNIFLHMCVYCHGKDGNGGGTATDYLYPWPRDFRKGIFKFRSTPTGTLPRDEDIYRTIVKGVPGTSMPAWKDALSPQDTWALVNLIKSFSPRFRHEPAGKPVEVNPIPSSPKLIERGKALFTKHKCVDCHGESLKGDGKHASSLMDAWKHAVFVHDLTQPNTIKSGHSPEELFRTLSTGLDGTPMESFSHLPAEDRWALVHYVRSKFQNDYQVAGYETDLFSHYIDQQILPEPGSKVWNNVEGIDLHLRPLSARRGAVEIINVASVNNGETIAFRLKWKDPTKDGFVENRGDVFRDGVAIQVALGAVTLHTHGHNEPFFGMGNRGKPVNIWHWKAGLEETLEASEESEYSTGGVDMDALIFGGIMSNPISRLNNTSETQVEELNSEGFGTITPQRPELQNVEGFGEWKDGEWTVVFTRQMDSTSKWDAKFIDRIDPALIAFAVWDGNQEDRNGRKVISVWQRLHVLKEGMTEAQALAKKSSSGGHGGHGGHGGHSGHGEHMDHGAMDHH